From the Chryseobacterium sp. G0201 genome, the window TGTAATATCAGCTTTTACAAGAGCTTTTTCAGTTTCTTTACCATTTACGCCTTTATTTCTAAGGTCTACCAACATTAAGTGATTGTCTGTTCCGCCACTTACGATATCAAAACCTCTGCTTACCATTGCTTTTGCTAACGCCTGAGCATTAGATTTAACTTGCTTAGCATACGTTTCAAACTGAACATCTAAAGCTTCACCGAAAGCAATTGCTTTACCTGCAATAACGTGCTCTAGCGGACCTCCTTGAATTCCCGGGAAAACAGCTCCGTCAAGAACCTGGCTCATCATTTTAGTTTCACCTTTTGGAGTTTTGTGACCGTAGGTGTTTTCAAAATCTTTACCCATCATAATCATTCCACCTCTTGGACCTCTTAACGTCTTGTGAGTAGTCGTTGTAACAACGTGGCAGTGCTCGAATGGAGAATTTAATAATCCTTTTGCTACTAAACCTGCAGGGTGAGCGATGTCAGCCCAAAGTGTAGCTCCAATCTCATCTGCAACCTCTCTGAATTTAGCATAATCTAAATCTCTTGAATACGCAGAGAAACCAGCGATCAACATTTTTGGTCTTTCTCTAAGAGCAACTTCTCTCATTTGATCATAATCAATCAAACCAGTTTCCTGCTGAACTCCGTAAGAAACTACGTCATATTGAATTCCTGAGAAATTAACTGCAGAACCGTGAGTAAGGTGACCTCCCATTGAAAGATCCATACCCATGATTTTGTCTCCAGGTTTCAAAACTGCTAAGTAAATTGCTGCATTAGCCTGAGAACCAGAATGCGGCTGAACGTTTACATAATCAACCCCGAAAAGCTCTTTTGCTCTATCGATCGCTAATGTTTCAACCTCATCTACTACTTCACATCCTCCGTAATATCTTTTACCCGGATATCCTTCTGCATATTTATTAGTCAATACGCTTCCCATTGCTTTCATTACATTTTCAGAAACAAAGTTTTCTGATGCAATCAACTCTAATCCATGGGATTGTCTTTGTCTTTCTTTTTCAATAAGGTCGAAAATAATGTCCATTTACTTTTAGATTTTGAAATTTTTCACTCCAAATATACGGATTTTTAAGCTAGATTTTATCATCCTGATTTATGATTTTTGAGCTGAAATTTTAATATTATCAATTGATTTACTAATCATTAGTTACTAATTTATACCTTTTTTTAAGATATAAACTGGCTTTTACCAATAAAATTAAGACTGGAACTTCTACCAAAGGACCAATTACCCCGACAAAAGCTTGAGCCGAATGTATCCCAAACACAGCGATACTAACCGCAATAGCCAATTCAAAATTATTTCCTGTTGCTGTAAAAGCAATTGAAACATTTTTGTCGTAAGGAACTTTCAAAGATTTATTGATAAAAAAGCTGATGAAAAACATCAATACAAAATAAATCATCAATGGAATAGCAACTTTTACAACATCCATTGGTAATTCTATTATTTGATCACCTTTTAAACTAAACATCAACACAATAGTAAATAGTAGCGCATACAAAGTAATTGGTGAAATTGCAGGAATAAATTTTCGGTTATACCACTCTCTCCCTTTTGATCTTGTGAGAAAATATCGAGTTAAAAAACCTGCTAAGAAAGGAATTCCTAAATAAATCAATACACTTTCCGTTACATCCCCTATCGAAACAGAAACATTAAAATTCCCCAATCCTAACTTTTGTGGAAGTATATTAATGAACAGCCAAACTAAAAAACTGTAAGATATGATTTGAAAAATACTATTCAAAGCAATCAACAGAGCTGCATATTCCCGGTTTCCTTTCGCCAAATCATTCCAAACAATAACCATCGCAATGCACCTTGCCAAGCCGATAAGGATCAATCCTATCATAAAATCTGGCTCATTTTTAAGGAAAATAACTGCTAAGGAAAACATTAAAACAGGACCAACAATCCAGTTTAATATCAGCGAAATAGATATCACTTTTTTATCCTTAAAAACTTGTGGTAATAATGAATAATCTACTTTTGCCAATGGCGGATACATCATTAATATCAACCCAATGGCTAAAGGTATATTGGTTGTACCCGCAGAAAGTGAGTTGTTAATCTCAGAAATCGCAGGAAAAAAATACCCCAATCCTACTCCGATGAGCATTGCCAGAAAAATCCAAAGCGTTAAATATCTGTCCAGAAATTTTAATTCAGTTTTCATTTTTATTTATTTATTTATTTATTTTAGAGAAAACATAAAACATTTCCACCGCTATTTGTAAGCTTCTCTCTTGGTATATTTTAGTTTGCTCCATTGTGTTATCTGCTATTTTTGGATCATCAAATGTAATAGGAATACGTTTTTCAGCTCCCGGAATAAAAGGACAACCGCCATCTGCTTGTGAACACGTCATAATAGCGGCAAAATCACTGACCGGATTAAAAATATCATCATATTTTTTAGAAAATCCAATAATTGGTAAAGCGTTTTCATCATATTTTATGGCATATATCGGATTTTCATTTTCACTTAATTTCCAACTTTCAAAACCTGCATTTGCCAAGGTTTCTATGATTTTAGGAAACAAAGCCGTTGTTTCTGTTCCTCCAGAATAGCAGTTTACACAAGGAATATTAAAATGTGCCGATGCCGTTTGTGCCCAAATTTGCGCCAAATGACTTCTGCGCGAATTGTGAGTACAAATAAAATTGATGTTAATTGGCTTCTGATCTTTTACTTTTTGCTGTATAAAATCAATCAATGGCTGTAAGATGATTTTTCTTTCTTCATTGATTTCTTTAGTAAGAATTTCTTCTATAAATTCTGATAACTTAGCATTCATATCATTTATTTAAAAAATTAACAACAGCCTGAATTGGGTGTACAACAAGAATCCTGATTATTTTTTAGTTCACTCAAATTTATTTTTTGCTTTTCCTGAGGAATTCCGCAAACTTCCTGAGCTAAACAAGCTGTTACTTTATTTTTAAGGATAAAATTCTTTCCATTAAAATCAAGATCATATTTTCCGATGGTTGCATCTTGATATTCCACTTCGATCTCAAAATTTCCGATTCCTAATTTTTCTTCTGAAAGATTGATGATATGCAAAAGTTTTCCGGGCTTTAAACGATGTTCAAAATCATCGGCATCCCAAAGCTGAAAATTTACTCTTTCTTCTTTTCTTATGGTACCGCCGCAATCTATAAAGCTTTTGGTCGCCATTCCGATTTCTGTGACATGGAAATGTTCAGGGATAAACGTCCCGTTTTCCAATTGAAATTCTACATTTTCTAATGATGGTAGAATATTTTTAATTTGTTCTAAAGTCATTTTTTTATATATTTTAAATTGTTAAATTGCAATATTACGATAAAATTGTTCAAAAAATTTTTAACAGCAGTTTTGCTTTTTTACAGTAGAAATAATATTCGAGAAATAAGTATTTAAAACTTCGAAAGCTTTATCATCAATACAGTAGCAAATCTTGTTTCCTTCAATATTACCTTTAATCAAACCTGCGTTTTTAAGTTCTTTCAAATGTTGAGAAACTGTTGGTTGAGCAAGTGGTAATTCGTTGACAATATCTCCACAGATACATTCATTTACTTTCAATAAATATTCTATAATAGCTATTCTCGCAGGATGTCCCAAAGCTTTTGCAATGGTCGCGATCTGGTTTTGTTGTTCAGTAAAAAAATCTGTTTTAGTAGCACCCATTTTATGGTTATTTTATATCGCAATATTACGATAATAAATAAAACCGGCAAATATTTTTCGATCTTTTAACAAAAAAATCCTTGCTGAATTTACAACAAGGACTCAAAAAATATAATATAATTAAAACTGTTCATCCACCAATTCTTTATTCACCATCGCTCCGGCAAAATTCCCTTGAGCAATTGCATTTGAAACGGAACGCATCATTGTAACGTTATCTCCGCAGGCATAAACTCCGTAAATATTTGTTTTTTGAAAAGGATCAACTTTAATAAATCCTTGTTCTGTTATTTCACAGCCAAGATCATCTGATACATTTATATTCTGCTGAAATGGAATTTTTGCATACAACGCTTTCAGCAAAAATTCTTCTCCGTTCTTGAAAGTTAATTTTTGAATTTGTCCGTCTTCATGAGTTATTTCTTCAATTTCATTTTCATTAACGTTGATGCTTTTATCTTTTAATTTTTGAGTTTGCTCTTCACTTAAACTTGATTTTCCGTTGGTAAATAATGTTAAGTCTTTTGTCCAGTTCAATATCATTTTTGAAAATTCAAAAGCTATATCTCCGTTGGCAAAAATTCCGGTAGTTTCATTTTTAACTTCATATCCATGACAATACGGGCAATGCAAAACAGAAATTCCCCAACATTCACTAAATCCAGGAATATTAGGTTTAATATCTTGAATTCCGCTTGCGATAATCAGTTTTTTAGCATTAAATATTTCACCTTTTTTAGTTTCAACTTCAAATCCATCATTTAGTGTAGCAGTTTTCACCACTACTCCATCATGAAATTTTACTGTATCATATTTCTCGACTTGTTCTCTC encodes:
- the glyA gene encoding serine hydroxymethyltransferase, producing the protein MDIIFDLIEKERQRQSHGLELIASENFVSENVMKAMGSVLTNKYAEGYPGKRYYGGCEVVDEVETLAIDRAKELFGVDYVNVQPHSGSQANAAIYLAVLKPGDKIMGMDLSMGGHLTHGSAVNFSGIQYDVVSYGVQQETGLIDYDQMREVALRERPKMLIAGFSAYSRDLDYAKFREVADEIGATLWADIAHPAGLVAKGLLNSPFEHCHVVTTTTHKTLRGPRGGMIMMGKDFENTYGHKTPKGETKMMSQVLDGAVFPGIQGGPLEHVIAGKAIAFGEALDVQFETYAKQVKSNAQALAKAMVSRGFDIVSGGTDNHLMLVDLRNKGVNGKETEKALVKADITCNKNMVPFDDKSPFTTSGIRLGTAAITTRGLKENDMETISELISEVVDNIKNEEVLTSVRKKVNELMEGKALFNY
- the arsB gene encoding ACR3 family arsenite efflux transporter; this encodes MKTELKFLDRYLTLWIFLAMLIGVGLGYFFPAISEINNSLSAGTTNIPLAIGLILMMYPPLAKVDYSLLPQVFKDKKVISISLILNWIVGPVLMFSLAVIFLKNEPDFMIGLILIGLARCIAMVIVWNDLAKGNREYAALLIALNSIFQIISYSFLVWLFINILPQKLGLGNFNVSVSIGDVTESVLIYLGIPFLAGFLTRYFLTRSKGREWYNRKFIPAISPITLYALLFTIVLMFSLKGDQIIELPMDVVKVAIPLMIYFVLMFFISFFINKSLKVPYDKNVSIAFTATGNNFELAIAVSIAVFGIHSAQAFVGVIGPLVEVPVLILLVKASLYLKKRYKLVTND
- a CDS encoding low molecular weight phosphatase family protein; this translates as MNAKLSEFIEEILTKEINEERKIILQPLIDFIQQKVKDQKPININFICTHNSRRSHLAQIWAQTASAHFNIPCVNCYSGGTETTALFPKIIETLANAGFESWKLSENENPIYAIKYDENALPIIGFSKKYDDIFNPVSDFAAIMTCSQADGGCPFIPGAEKRIPITFDDPKIADNTMEQTKIYQERSLQIAVEMFYVFSKINK
- a CDS encoding DUF6428 family protein — translated: MTLEQIKNILPSLENVEFQLENGTFIPEHFHVTEIGMATKSFIDCGGTIRKEERVNFQLWDADDFEHRLKPGKLLHIINLSEEKLGIGNFEIEVEYQDATIGKYDLDFNGKNFILKNKVTACLAQEVCGIPQEKQKINLSELKNNQDSCCTPNSGCC
- a CDS encoding ArsR/SmtB family transcription factor, whose protein sequence is MGATKTDFFTEQQNQIATIAKALGHPARIAIIEYLLKVNECICGDIVNELPLAQPTVSQHLKELKNAGLIKGNIEGNKICYCIDDKAFEVLNTYFSNIISTVKKQNCC
- a CDS encoding NAD(P)/FAD-dependent oxidoreductase, producing MKNFDVIIIGGSYAGLSAGMALGRSLRNVLIIDSGKPCNRQTPHSHNFLTQDGRPPKEISTIAREQVEKYDTVKFHDGVVVKTATLNDGFEVETKKGEIFNAKKLIIASGIQDIKPNIPGFSECWGISVLHCPYCHGYEVKNETTGIFANGDIAFEFSKMILNWTKDLTLFTNGKSSLSEEQTQKLKDKSINVNENEIEEITHEDGQIQKLTFKNGEEFLLKALYAKIPFQQNINVSDDLGCEITEQGFIKVDPFQKTNIYGVYACGDNVTMMRSVSNAIAQGNFAGAMVNKELVDEQF